Genomic window (Lewinellaceae bacterium):
CAGCCCGGTCAATGACCATGTCTATCTGCGCGCCCGGCAGGCTATCGTCCCCTTTGAACTTCCAGGAACTGTGTCTCGTGTAGACTCCACTAATGCCTAAAGCGGATTTGATCTGGTCGGTGTGCATCATGCAGATATTCTCAAAAGCGTAACCGCTCCAGGCTGTAAAAGTGCTTTGTTTCGACAATTGCTCCCAAACCCGGCTTCCTCCGCCCTGATTGGGCTGCACGAATTTGAGGTAAAACAGGGAGTACAAATCCGTCAATTTATAGATCGCATCTTTCTTTTTTTTGAACAAGGGTTGGATAAAGCTGACAAAGTCGCATTCGCAGAGTTCCCCCAACGTTTTTGTCAAGGAGGCTTCGCTTATTTTGGTGCCGGCGGCAATTTCTGTTCGGGTCATTCCTTGCGGGCGGGCAGCCAATGCTTCAATGATCGCAATGTGGTTTTCAGGGTTCCTGAAAAGCGAATGGTACAACTGGTTGTATTCTTCCCGCAGCAGTCCTTGCGGAGAAAAACATATATCGTCAATTAGTTGTGCCGAACTCTTGCCTTTTTCCGCTTCTTTGAGGTAAAAGGGGATGCCGCCCATGACCATATAAAGCTCGAGTATCTGGTATTTTGGCAGATCAATGCCCTGGTTTTTAAGAAAAGAGGCCGCTTCGCCCAACGTAAAGGGCCGTAGTTTGATCCGTTGGGTGACCCGGTTGTAGAGCCCCCCTCTGGCCTTGATTAATTTTTTTCTGATCCACGAGGAAGCCGAGCCGCAGGCAATCAGCAATACGTTGTCCATTTTGGATACGTGCTGGTTCCAGAAAAATTCAAGCGCGGAGATAAATTCAGACTTTGGGGTGTCCATCCAGGGCATTTCGTCCAAAAAAACAACATGTTTGGCCGCCGGTTGGGGCAAATCGTACAGATAACTTGCCAAATAGTCAAATGCCTGATGCCAGGAAGAGGGCGCTTGCGTTTCTTTCAGCCGATTGGTGCGCCGAAGATATTCACCAAAAAAATTGAGCAATTGCTGTTCCTTCGCGCCCTCCTTTGTGCCGGTTAGCTCAAAAACGATTTGGCCTTTCAAGTGTTGGCGGATAAGAAAGGTCTTGCCCACCCTTCGCCTCCCATAAATAGCCAGGAACTCTGCCTGGTTCGATAGCAGGATTTTATCTAGTTTTCCTTTTTCTTTTTCCCGTCCAATGATGTTTAACGCCATGAACATGACCTTAGTAGTAATTAAAAAATATTCCTTATCAAGAGAAATATACTAAAATTTAAAAAATTTCTCTAAAAATAAAATGTTTTTAAAGAGAAAAGACGTGTTTTTTATTTGATTTCTCTTGAAATTTATAGCTATAGCTGGCTGCCCGGGAGGTGTGCGGCTTACGGGTTCAGCGGTGGCGGAGGGCTGTGTATGCCTGCCTGGCCGGGCAGGATGTACGAAGGGCGGAGTACCCTTGCGAATGCACCCATACACGAAAGCACACCCCTCCTCACTGCGTTCGCCCGGGTAAAAAAGCACGATTTTTTCCCTAAGTTTGCCCCATGCAATTGAAAAACGACCTCTTACTGCGCACTGCAAGGGGAGAGGCGGTAGAACGCCCTCCCGTCTGGCTGATGCGGCAGGCCGGCCGCATTCTGCCTCAATATCGGGCTTTGCGCGAAAAACTATCCGGTTTTAAAGAACTGGTGGAAACGCCGGAGCTGGCAGCCGAAGTGACCATTCAACCGGTGGACGAACTGGACGTCGACGCCGCCATCATCTTTTCCGATATCCTGGTGATACCGGAAGCCATGGGCCTGCCTTATGAAATGGTGGAAAAAAGAGGCCCGTTGTTTCCCGAAACCGTCCGTTCTCAAAGCGATATCGATAAATTGGTAGTCGGAAAAAAGGCGGCCGCCCGGCTGGAATATGTCTACGACGCCCTGGAACTAACCCGAAAAAACCTGGACGGGCGGGTGCCCCTGATCGGCTTTTCCGGTGCGCCCTGGACCCTGCTGGCCTATATGGTGGAAGGCAGCGGCAGCAAGACCTTTTCCCGTGCCAAACGGCTGCTCTATCAGGAGCCCGCCCTGGCGCATCGCCTTTTAGAGAAAATCACCGAGACGATCATTGCCTATCTGCACGAAAAGGTGCGGCACGGCGCCGGCCTCATTCAACTGTTCGACTCCTGGGCGGGGATACTCAGCCCGGCCACGTACCGGGAATTCAGCACGCCTTATCTGAAGGAAATTTGCACTGCACTGGCAGAAGCGCCGGTTACCGTTTTCGCTAAGGGCGCCTGGTTTGCCATCGAAGATATTGCACAGCTGGACTGCCAGGTGATAGGTTTAGACTGGAACATCAGCCCGGAGGAAGGCCGCCGCCGGGCAGGAGAGGAAAAGGTGCTGCAGGGCAACCTCGACCCATGTTGCCTGTATGCCGGCCCGGAACAAATAAGCCAGGCCACCCGGGAAATGCTGGAG
Coding sequences:
- a CDS encoding AAA family ATPase, with translation MALNIIGREKEKGKLDKILLSNQAEFLAIYGRRRVGKTFLIRQHLKGQIVFELTGTKEGAKEQQLLNFFGEYLRRTNRLKETQAPSSWHQAFDYLASYLYDLPQPAAKHVVFLDEMPWMDTPKSEFISALEFFWNQHVSKMDNVLLIACGSASSWIRKKLIKARGGLYNRVTQRIKLRPFTLGEAASFLKNQGIDLPKYQILELYMVMGGIPFYLKEAEKGKSSAQLIDDICFSPQGLLREEYNQLYHSLFRNPENHIAIIEALAARPQGMTRTEIAAGTKISEASLTKTLGELCECDFVSFIQPLFKKKKDAIYKLTDLYSLFYLKFVQPNQGGGSRVWEQLSKQSTFTAWSGYAFENICMMHTDQIKSALGISGVYTRHSSWKFKGDDSLPGAQIDMVIDRADQIIHLCEAKFTKENFTLTKDTANQLRLRKTIFKQATQTKKAVFTTLLTTYPALRNKYYLEEIESEITMGHLFGR
- the hemE gene encoding uroporphyrinogen decarboxylase, encoding MQLKNDLLLRTARGEAVERPPVWLMRQAGRILPQYRALREKLSGFKELVETPELAAEVTIQPVDELDVDAAIIFSDILVIPEAMGLPYEMVEKRGPLFPETVRSQSDIDKLVVGKKAAARLEYVYDALELTRKNLDGRVPLIGFSGAPWTLLAYMVEGSGSKTFSRAKRLLYQEPALAHRLLEKITETIIAYLHEKVRHGAGLIQLFDSWAGILSPATYREFSTPYLKEICTALAEAPVTVFAKGAWFAIEDIAQLDCQVIGLDWNISPEEGRRRAGEEKVLQGNLDPCCLYAGPEQISQATREMLEAFGGRHIANLGHGVYPDTPLEGVRAFVQAVKSHRYK